Sequence from the bacterium genome:
GGTCGTGCGCTCCTACTGGCTGAGCAGCCAGGCCCATTACCTCAATTTCATCGGGGAAGCCTTCCGGAACAACCTCAAGGTCATCGTCGAAGTCCCCGTGAATCCGGCGGCGGCCAATAACCAGCAGATGATCGCGCAGTTCGGGGACGTCCTGGCCCTGATCAAGAACACCCCGGAGGCCCGGAAAGGCCAGGTCATGGCCAAAGCCGTTTTCGACAATTACGCCTACACCAACGTCGACTACGTAACCCCCTCCATGTTCCGGGAGACGGTGATCCTGGCCCTGGCCGGCAACGAGAATATCCCCGCCGACCCTCACGATTCCAACTCGCTGGTCTCCCTGAAAAATTCCATCCAGGACCGTTTGACCGGAAACGGGTTCGGTGCCGTCGCCGTTTCCTACTGCCTGCAGGCCGACGTCTGGGCCGGGGACCCCTCGCAGTACCCGAACCGGCGGGCGCTGCTGGAATCCCTGGCCGACGGAGTACCTTTTCTCATGACCTGCTACCCCTTCGAATGGGGAATGCCGATCGGGCAATCGGTCTCGGGGGGGGCGCATTCCCTGCAGACCTACATCGACCAGGTGACCGGGCACTATCCGGCCCTGGTGGGGAGGCATCCGGTCATGTTCGGCGAGACCGGCTGGGCCTCCGACGGTACCGCCGCCGGGAGTTCGCCGGCCACCCTCGCCAACGAATCCGCCTACCTCTCCAAGGTCTATACCTGGATGAGCGGCCGAACCAACGCGGTCCGCGGACTGCTGTGCTTCGAGGCCTTCGACGAATCCACGAAAACCGGCCCCGAATACGAACGGCACTTCGGGCTCTGGACGGGAGGAACCCCCCGCCGGAACGGCGCCTGGAAACAAGGCCTCCCGTCCCCCCCTTCCCTGGCCTACTGCGGCGCGGCCGGATTCCAGGCCAATGCCCCGGCGGCGGCGCCGGCGGGAGCGGATACGCTGGAACTGGCCGGGACCTGGCTGCCGGAAGGAGACCCGATTTTGAACGAGCAAGGC
This genomic interval carries:
- a CDS encoding glycosyl hydrolase family 17 protein, which codes for MRARFRLLLRFVPALLLFPGARAGGADPAYSYPTRFLGVCYSPTHYGQADNSNPQTTLDAFAKDFPLVARKGFQVVRSYWLSSQAHYLNFIGEAFRNNLKVIVEVPVNPAAANNQQMIAQFGDVLALIKNTPEARKGQVMAKAVFDNYAYTNVDYVTPSMFRETVILALAGNENIPADPHDSNSLVSLKNSIQDRLTGNGFGAVAVSYCLQADVWAGDPSQYPNRRALLESLADGVPFLMTCYPFEWGMPIGQSVSGGAHSLQTYIDQVTGHYPALVGRHPVMFGETGWASDGTAAGSSPATLANESAYLSKVYTWMSGRTNAVRGLLCFEAFDESTKTGPEYERHFGLWTGGTPRRNGAWKQGLPSPPSLAYCGAAGFQANAPAAAPAGADTLELAGTWLPEGDPILNEQGLAVRFEGREFFLPPDKFFGGEGAYAYDDGEIEFRLTPNRVWRFRARADLENVDTRDGLETALAFGETVLSFAAAPRENSVCRYRAGVQGCSALETGGTPLPLFQVLRADLLYASSRDLTRGDVQFRFRLPPGAGFDPDRDEAAFSLDDHRRELAPGTLLRKKTVFYCQGTDRDSGGAFFLALDFGRGRGRIRFSQPGVWKLFSPHDGIDFFLELGQFRGGVRFDPVQRFNCRFQSAEPR